A single genomic interval of Rhododendron vialii isolate Sample 1 chromosome 3a, ASM3025357v1 harbors:
- the LOC131321181 gene encoding uncharacterized protein LOC131321181 codes for MPSGQNMYIVLSSFRDDLHSQLKELIPKRQVFFSYVPPRKRRCPYRDKGLDVRLLCNFYKTDSKIYCPCKKCVNLIFGTRSGVKEHLIINGFNTKYTRWTIHGESLASSSRNELDANQSSYFQDDMIGMVHDAFGVPRQDGGIRDDEGLESMGLGPDKETKKFFKLLEDAQRELYPNCKTFTALSFTTHLLHIKVLGGWTDTSYDMLVELLRKAFPVRETLPKLFPEAKKFNEALGFSYEKIDACPKDYDGTTKLTQIPAKQVRHFPLKPALQKLFMSEETSKHMRWHAKGRTNDGKWRHPADTPAWKILDKKHPEFAKDIRNVRLGLAADGFTLFRTMSITHCMWPVVLMPYNLPPWLCMKQPFFILALLIDGPHGPGNDIDVYLQPLIEELNELWTKGVLTFDASTQQMFRMQATILMGTINDFPALAILSGWSTKGALACPSCNVETQSLWLKNFRKPRPLHLSGVDIFKQVQFIQNNFGKGEERGRTAPKKRRLHADDGISANTMEQGVEHNRKKRSIFFDLEYWVDILIRHNIDLMHTQKNVLENILGTLLNILGKIKDNLKAQQDLKVMRIRMALHPQQRPSGKVYLPPASFTMSKEHKYIFCKVSKNVKVPDGYPSNISRRVNLKDTTISGLKSHDCHILMQQLLPLAARRAFA; via the exons ATGCCTTCTGGCCAGAATATGTACATTGTCCTTTCGTCTTTCAGAGAT GATCTTCATTCTCAGCTGAAGGAACTAATTCCCAAACGACAG GTATTCTTCTCATATGTTCCTCCTAGGAAACGGCGGTGCCCATATAGGGATAAGGGGTTAGATGTGAGATTACTATGTAATTTTTATAAGACTG ATTCAAAGATATATTGTCCTTGCAAGAAATGTGTGAACCTTATATTTGGGACAAGAAGTGGCGTGAAAGAACATTTAATTATAAATGGATTCAATACTAAGTATACAAGATGGACAATTCATGGAGAGTCTTTAGCTTCATCTAGTAGAAATGAATTGGATGCAAATcaaagctcttattttcaaGATGATATGATTGGTATGGTGCATGATGCATTTGGAGTTCCAAGGCAAGATGGTGGGATTAGAGACGATGAAGGACTTGAAAGTATGGGATTAGGGCCCGATAAGGAGACTAAGAAATTTTTTAAGCTGCTTGAAGATGCACAACGTGAGTTGTACCCCAATTGTAAGACATTCACAGCTCTCTCTTTTACAACTCATTTGTTGCATATAAAAGTGCTTGGTGGTTGGACTGATACCTCATATGATATGCTAGTTGAGCTATTGAGAAAAGCGTTTCCAGTTCGTGAAACCTTGCCCAAGTTGTTTCCTGAAGCAAAGAAGTTTAATGAGGCCTTAGGCTTTAGTTACGAAAAAATTGATGCGTGTCCCAAGGATT ATGATGGAACGACCAAACTAACACAAATTCCTGCGAAACAAGTAAGGCATTTTCCTTTAAAGCCAGCGCTTCAAAAGCTTTTCATGTCAGAGGAAACATCAAAACATATGAGATGGCATGCAAAGGGACGGACCAATGATGGTAAATGGAGGCACCCTGCTGATACACCTGCTTGGAAAATATTAGACAAAAAACACCCTGAATTTGCGAAAGACATTCGAAATGTGAGATTGGGATTAGCAGCCGATGGTTTTACCCTGTTTAGAACAATGAGCATTACTCATTGCATGTGGCCAGTCGTGTTGATGCCGTATAACTTGCCTCCATGGTTGTGCATGAAACAACCGTTTTTCATTTTGGCTTTGCTCATTGATGGTCCTCATGGTCCTGGAAATGATATTGATGTATACTTGCAGCCTTTGATTGAGGAGTTAAATGAGTTGTGGACTAAAGGTGTGCTTACTTTTGATGCATCAACCCAACAAATGTTTCGTATGCAAGCAACAATATTGATGGGAACTATAAATGATTTTCCAGCATTAGCAATTTTATCTGGTTGGAGCACAAAAGGAGCACTAGCTTGTCCTTCTTGCAATGTGGAAACCCAATCTTTATGGTTGAAGAACTTTAGGAA ACCAAGGCCACTTCATTTGTCTGGTGTTGATATTTTTAAACAAGTTCAATTCATTCAGAATAATTTTGGGAAGGGTGAAGAAAGGGGGAGAACTGCACCTAAAAAGAGACGACTACATGCTGATGATGGAATAAGTGCCAACACTATGGAGCAAGGAGTAGAACATAATCGGAAAAAGAGaagtatattttttgacttAGAGTATTGGGTGGATATTTTGATTCGCCACAATATTGACTTGATGCATACTCAGAAGAATGTCTTGGAAAATATACTTGGGACACTACTCAATATTTTGGGGAAAATAAAGGACAATCTAAAGGCTCAACAAGACCTAAAGGTCATGCGTATACGCATGGCACTCCATCCTCAACAACGGCCTAGTGGGAAAGTCTATTTACCTCCTGCTTCTTTCACAATGAGTAAAgaacataaatatatattttgcaaAGTGTCGAAAAATGTTAAAGTTCCTGATGGTTACCCCTCCAATATTTCACGCCGTGTAAACCTCAAAGACACAACTATTTCAGGGTTGAAGAGCCATGATTGTCATATTCTTATGCAACAACTATTGCCATTGGCTGCGAGGAGGGCATTTGCCTAG
- the LOC131320848 gene encoding uncharacterized protein LOC131320848, translated as MKGQELQSEQENTTALDVYKHNCLMSVGKKWKDWKDELKRTTYNLYDNDEDRLANCPNRVDPDQWRVLVQFWGTKTAKRRSKTNRKSRHEQKMGHTSGRKGHCRVRDELTQIKDGVVVEPDHIQVFIKTHTKKDGQPVDEPSALAIRRLNEGASQIPESSESPALREELFTNVLKLDRNGRVRTYGLGPCSSQVFGTRYTRSQEQRVKDRLRAELGAELRQEVLRDVNDEITQLKNQYATVAAYMKSAGHPLPPPNGAGNGDRDHTPSLMEHNG; from the exons ATGAAGGGTCAAGAACTTCAGTCGGAGCAG GAAAATACAACCGCACTAGATGTTTATAAGCATAATTGTCTGATGTCCGTTGGAAAGAAATGGAAGGATTGGAAAGATGAGCTTAAAAGAACTACCTATAACTTATATGATAATGATGAAGACCGTTTGGCGAATTGTCCGAATAGGGTCGATCCTGATCAATGGAGAGTTCTTGTGCAATTTTGGGGTACTAAAACAGCCAAG AGACGTAGTAAAACCAACCGTAAAAGCAGACACGAACAGAAAATGGGACACACAAGTGGGAGGAAAGGCCATTGTCGTGTAAGGGATGAG TTGACACAGATTAAGGATGGAGTAGTAGTAGAGCCCGATCACATACAGGTATTCATTAAGACTCATACGAAGAAAGATGGACAACCAGTTGATGAACCATCAGCTTTGGCCATA CGTCGTCTTAATGAGGGAGCCTCTCAGATTCCTGAGTCTTCAGAGTCGCCTGCTTTACGGGAGGAGTTATTCACTAACGTACTAAAACTAGATAGGAATGGACGTGTGCGTACCTATGGCCTGGGTCCATGTTCGAGTCAAGTGTTTGGGACCAGATATACCCGATCTCAGGAGCAGCGTGTTAAGGATCGGTTGCGTGCGGAGTTGGGTGCAGAGTTGCGACAAGAGGTGCTAAGAGACGTAAATGATGAAATCACTCAATTGAAGAACCAATATGCAACCGTGGCAGCTTATATGAAAAGTGCAGGACATCCTTTGCCTCCACCAAATGGAGCTGGAAATGGAGATAGAGATCACACACCGTCACTAATGGAGCACAATGGATAG
- the LOC131321182 gene encoding uncharacterized protein LOC131321182, producing the protein MGLPLLRKFKMPQLETCNGSTDPLVHLETYKSLMHLQAVPDEVMCRAFPVTLKGSARAWFNKLPPGSIRSFKELSTSFVSYFIAGQLNGKPATHLLTVKQGKYESLRAYTTRVNKEVVQIDEADDNVSITAYIAGLYSGQFLYLLSQEPPKTQAELMLRAQKHMNAEEAIYARRTHDGFDPQAGPSQVGEFPPPDKKRRESTRKTGGEPKNKKVDSRSSPNRGKAGGPAQGQYKQFTSLIATAKQIRSIL; encoded by the coding sequence ATGGGGCTTCCTCTTCTAAGGAAATTTAAAATGCCCCAGTTGGAAACGTGCAATGGCTCCACGGACCCATTGGTTCATTTGGAAACGTACAAATCTCTGATGCATCTGCAAGCAGTACCAGACGAAGTCATGTGCAGGGCATTCCCAGTAACTCTCAAGGGGAGTGCCCGAGCTTGGTTTAATAAACTCCCTCCTGGGAGTATACGTAGCTTCAAAGAGCTTAGCACAAGCTTTGTAAGCTACTTCATTGCTGGCCAACTCAACGGCAAACCAGCAACACATCTCCTGACAGTAAAACAAGGGAAATATGAGTCACTAAGAGCATACACCACCAGGGTCAACAAAGAGGTGGTTCAGATAGATGAAGCCGACGATAATGTAAGCATAACTGCATATATAGCCGGATTGTACTCTGGACAGTTTCTATACCTCTTGTCTCAAGAACCACCCAAAACTCAGGCAGAGCTTATGCTCAGAGCTCAGAAACACATGAACGCAGAGGAAGCTATCTACGCAAGACGTACACATGACGGCTTTGATCCCCAAGCAGGACCATCACAGGTTGGCGAATTTCCTCCACCTGATAAGAAGAGAAGAGAATCCACCCGCAAGACGGGAGGTGaaccaaagaacaaaaaagtgGATTCAAGATCATCCCCAAATCGAGGAAAAGCAGGAGGACCGGCCCAAGGCCAGTACAAGCAGTTCACTTCGCTCATAGCTACGGCAAAGCAAATCCGTAGCATCCTATAG
- the LOC131320847 gene encoding uncharacterized protein LOC131320847 yields the protein MSHPKGSIAKGYLTEQCLTFCARYLHDVETKLSRPIRNYDGEHGGRGLGKGKLFELDNIAWAQAHRYVLANSDVIAPFREEHIQVLRNDSCQLRECDLMRKHNEQFSNWFRDHVQDLLRTKNVNISDELSVLASAPNKWARRYTGYIINGFRFHTKEREERRKTQNSGVSLTAYTQSYASSRDKRPVTGEVIFYGVLRDIIELRYSNDFKFVLFKCDWVDNNVGTRQDEFKFTLVNFRHLLYRHNRTSDEPFILASQAQQVWYVQDPIDEDWHVVVKMTPRDLYDMNGKKSTEDEITCPQAEPYSGQQLDDVTYTLDNDVNWVRTDVEGVTVDDDIDGDDYDNVGAEDNDEEVDYGDEEEVDYGDEEEDCTDDDDDDFEENDEDGDHDKND from the exons ATGAGCCATCCAAAGGGATCCATTGCAAAAGGTTATTTGACAGAACAATGCTTGACATTTTGTGCGCGGTACTTGCATGATGTTGAGACAAAGTTAAGTCGACCAATACGAAACTACGACGGTGAGCATGGAGGTCGTGGTTTAGGGAAAGGAAAATTGTTTGAGCTTGATAACATTGCTTGGGCGCAGGCACATAGATATGTCCTAGCCAATTCTGATGTCATAGCCCCATTCCGGGA GGAACACATTCAAGTTCTTAGAAATGATAGTTGCCAGTTACGTGAGTGTGATCTTATGAGGAAGCACAATGAACAATTTTCTAATTGGTTTAGAGATCAT GTTCAAGACTTGCTACGAACAAAAAATGTGAACATATCCGACGAACTGAGTGTGTTAGCTTCAGCACCAAACAAATGGGCTAGAAGGTATACTGGGTACATTATAAACGGGTTTCGATTTCACACCAAGGAGCGTGAGGAGAGGAGGAAAACTCAAAACAGTGGAGTATCATTAACTGCATACACACAAAGTTATGCAAGCTCAAGAGATAAACGGCCAGTTACAGGAGAGGTCATTTTCTATGGAGTTTTAAGGGATATCATTGAATTGAGATATTCTAATGACTTTAAGTTTGTGCTATTCAAATGCGATTGGGTGGATAACAACGTAGGAACGAGGCAAGATGAGTTCAAGTTCACACTCGTAAATTTCAGGCACCTTTTGTATAGACACAATCGCACATCAGATGAACCATTCATCCTTGCATCTCAGGCGCAACAGGTTTGGTATGTTCAAGACCCCATTGATGAAGATTGGCATGTCGTTGTTAAGATGACTCCTAGAGACTTATACGACATGAATGGAAAAAAATCTACAGAAGATGAAATCACTTGTCCCCAAGCTGAGCCTTATAGTGGTCAACAGTTAGATGATGTTACATATACTCTTGATAATGATGTTAACTGGGTTAGAACAGATGTGGAAGGAGTAACAGTTGATGACGATATAGATGGTGACGATTATGATAATGTTGGTGCAGAAGATAATGATGAGGAGGTTGATTATGGTGATGAGGAGGAGGTTGATTATggtgatgaggaggaggattgtactgatgatgatgatgatgattttgaGGAAAATGATGAAGATGGAGATCATGACAAGAATGattag